Genomic window (Drosophila sulfurigaster albostrigata strain 15112-1811.04 chromosome 2R, ASM2355843v2, whole genome shotgun sequence):
GGAGTAGGAATTGCCAGTGGAGGGATCAATAATTTTGCCCTTCTCCATTTTGTAGGGCAGTAGAAATTCAGTATCACGCTTCTCCACCTCCTGCTGGAACTGCGTCAAGCAGTCAAGAAACGCCACCATGGCTGCATCGAATTTGGTGTCCCAAAAGAATTTGAAACCTCCGCTGCCATAAAGCGGCAACTCACGATTATCTCCCAGCACCTCTACATAGGAATGATTGCCGAATGGCACAACACGATATCGCTCAAAGCATAGTCCAATCTTGCGTGCCAAGGCCGAGAGCAACAGCACTGTTTGCCCCCAGGCAGCATTGATCTCCGACCAATCGACAGACACGGAAGGCAAGCGTCCCAGTCGAAAGTTGTTGATGGTGCCAAAGTGGCCGGCATGCCAGATATGAAATGTGATGTTGAAGATGTTTGTATCGCGCAACTTGtccagctgctgcttcgaGTAGGCAATCTGGCACTCCAGACTCCTTTTGTCATCCTCTGTCAACATCAACTCACGCCGATGCTTCGTGTATTCACGCCAATAGCTTTCCTCCTGCTCGTGTAGTTTCTGCTTTTCAATTTCCTCCTGTTCGATTTCTTCATTCAGCCCTTGTTCCTGTTTCTTCAGAGTGGCCAATTCTTCGAGTAGTTTCTGCTCACTCAGCTTCAGTTCTTCGAGCTCTTTGTCCAGTGCTTCCACATTGGGTCcctcctgctgttgctccagTTCGTTGAGATACGTTTTATATACCTGCCACTCGTCCTCGGCAATGCTCAGCTCTCTGTTCATAATCTCCAGCATGGAATCGGCACATTCCTCGCACAACGGATGATCAATCTCCGAGTTGGAGGACAGACAATCAAAGAGCTCGGCTTTCAGTTTGAAGGCAGCGCTAAGCTTTTTGTTATCGCGTCCATCGGAGACAAGCATGAATCCGGTGCCATTGATGGAGTCAGTCAGTCGAAACGGCGGCACAAAGTGGTCAAAACTGTTGGCATCCTGGGCATCAATGGTGTTAACATTGCCGCCATAAATGGGCACTGCAATAAacacaattaataaaattgaaatagttcATTTTACAAATCTTACATGAGAGTTCAGCCATAGCATGCACGCTAATCTTTTCCAGCTGCTCGTCCAGCACTATGGGCTGCAGGCAACGCTGGCAGGCGAAGGAGGCAGGCTGCTTGTCTGCCTCAGTCATGTTGTCGTCCTTTCtcagtatttgttattgttttttttttttgcttcgctTGCTCACTgcatgaaaaatatttttttttttgcaaaccaCAAATAATCAATCAGCTGTTCGAGACACAGTGTTGCCACTCTGTCGCatagagctgctgctgcggcgtaGTAACGATGTGCAAAGACAGTTGTCAACTTTACGCAGAaaggccaaaacaaaaaaaaaagctcaaagaaaaaaataacgcAAGCGGAAAACGGGTTTATCAG
Coding sequences:
- the LOC133839146 gene encoding beclin-1-like protein — encoded protein: MTEADKQPASFACQRCLQPIVLDEQLEKISVHAMAELSLPIYGGNVNTIDAQDANSFDHFVPPFRLTDSINGTGFMLVSDGRDNKKLSAAFKLKAELFDCLSSNSEIDHPLCEECADSMLEIMNRELSIAEDEWQVYKTYLNELEQQQEGPNVEALDKELEELKLSEQKLLEELATLKKQEQGLNEEIEQEEIEKQKLHEQEESYWREYTKHRRELMLTEDDKRSLECQIAYSKQQLDKLRDTNIFNITFHIWHAGHFGTINNFRLGRLPSVSVDWSEINAAWGQTVLLLSALARKIGLCFERYRVVPFGNHSYVEVLGDNRELPLYGSGGFKFFWDTKFDAAMVAFLDCLTQFQQEVEKRDTEFLLPYKMEKGKIIDPSTGNSYSIKIQFNSEEQWTKALKFMLTNLKWGLAWVSSQFVTQ